The Quercus robur chromosome 7, dhQueRobu3.1, whole genome shotgun sequence genome has a segment encoding these proteins:
- the LOC126693699 gene encoding F-box protein CPR1-like isoform X3 translates to MSDNTTTNLIIIPWGSLPDEILTNIFVFLPIKSIIICTSVSKAWKSLIKNPTFISTHLHHSLNKNQNLLFFRLRSQNQKEFYALHNEDDADFTQHARFDFHAPDLYPHNRHCRVVGTCNGLLFLSSVFHADNSLCLWNPCVGKLLKLPSPNFTDATHGRFHASNGFGFDPKTKDYKVIRVVTLLESLGLEKNRPQVEIYTLSTGQWRMLRTDLAPICALFQHDPQTFINGALHWVAFRVRNNYFHNFVLVFDLGEEAFHEILLPEFPGHMGLMPGSVSVYRNSIAFFRKDNDFLHIWAMKEYGVVSSWTKVFSLPLFNLDFFGASDSIQRALGFRRNGEVILKLDGGRLISLDLETREIKDLRIMGYEKTIVDFYVESLVLLDKATNSEDT, encoded by the coding sequence ATGTCAGACAACACAACCACCAACTTAATAATAATTCCATGGGGATCCTTACCCGATGAGATTCTTACCAATATTTTCGTATTCCTACCCATCAAATCCATAATCATCTGTACCTCAGTTTCAAAAGCATGGAAATCACTAATCAAAAACCCAACTTTCATTTCCACCCATCTCCACCACTCCctcaacaaaaaccaaaacctcCTCTTCTTTCGCCTCCGCTCACAGAATCAGAAAGAATTTTACGCATTGCATAACGAAGATGATGCTGATTTCACTCAACACGCCAGGTTTGATTTCCATGCTCCTGACCTTTATCCCCATAACAGACACTGCAGAGTGGTGGGTACCTGTAACGGCCTGCTCTTCCTTTCCAGTGTTTTCCACGCTGACAATAGCTTATGTCTTTGGAACCCATGTGTTGGAAAGTTACTGAAACTTCCTTCACCCAATTTCACCGACGCTACGCATGGTAGGTTCCACGCCTCTAATGGGTTTGGATTTGATCCCAAAACTAAAGATTATAAAGTGATCAGGGTTGTAACTTTGCTGGAAAGTCTTGGCCTTGAAAAGAATCGACCCCAGGTTGAGATTTACACACTCTCCACTGGTCAATGGAGAATGCTTAGGACTGATTTGGCTCCCATATGCGCTTTATTTCAGCATGACCCACAGACATTTATCAACGGGGCTCTGCATTGGGTTGCATTTAGAGTTAGAAATAATTACTTTCATAATTTTGTTCTGGTTTTCGATTTGGGTGAGGAGGCTTTCCATGAGATACTCCTGCCAGAATTTCCAGGTCATATGGGTCTGATGCCCGGTTCTGTTTCTGTATATAGGAATTCCATTGCCTTCTTTCGAAAGGATAATGACTTTCTCCATATCTGGGCGATGAAAGAGTATGGTGTTGTGTCCTCGTGGACTAAAGTTTTTAGTTTACCTCTATTTAATCTAGATTTCTTTGGTGCAAGTGATAGCATACAGAGGGCACTAGGTTTTCGAAGGAATGGTGAGGTTATATTAAAATTGGATGGAGGACGCCTCATTTCGCTGGATCTTGAGACTCGAGAGATTAAGGATCTTAGGATTATGGGATATGAGAAAACTATTGTTGATTTTTATGTGGAGAGTCTAGTTTTGCTCGACAAAGCCACCAACAGTGAAGATACATAG
- the LOC126693699 gene encoding F-box protein CPR1-like isoform X1 — translation MSDNTTTNLIIIPWESLPDEILTNIFVFLPIKSIIICTSVSKAWKSLIKNPTFISTHLHHSLNKNQNLLFISLRSENQKEFYALHNEDDADLTQHARFDYPFHAPDPHNKKCIVVGSCNGLLFLSNFFRAAPNNGFYLWNPCVGKLLKLPSPNVTYATHGAFRGSSGFGFDPKTKDYKVVSVVTLLENFDLGKTRPQVEIYTLSTGQWRMLRTGLAPICVLLRSGPQTFINGALHWVAFRVSDNNLHNFVLVFDLGEEDFHEILLPEFPGHVGLNRLMSGSVSVYRNSIAFFRQDNDFLHMWAMKEYGVVSSWTKVFRLPLSNLDFFGASDSIQRALGFRRNGEVILKLDGGRLISLDLETGEFKDLRIMGYKKTIVDYHVESLVLLDKAANSEDTY, via the coding sequence ATGTCAGACAACACAACCACCAACTTAATAATAATTCCATGGGAATCCTTACCTGATGAGATTCTTACCAATATTTTCGTTTTCCTACCCATCAAATCCATAATCATCTGTACCTCAGTTTCAAAAGCATGGAAATCACTAATCAAAAACCCAACTTTCATTTCCACCCATCTCCACCACTCCctcaacaaaaaccaaaacctcCTCTTCATCAGCCTCCGCTCAGAGAATCAGAAAGAATTTTACGCATTGCATAACGAAGATGATGCTGATTTGACCCAACACGCCAGGTTTGATTACCCTTTCCATGCTCCTGATCCCCATAACAAAAAATGCATAGTGGTGGGTTCTTGTAACGGCCTGCTTTTCCTTTCCAATTTTTTCCGCGCTGCCCCTAACAATGGCTTCTATCTTTGGAACCCGTGTGTTGGAAAGTTACTGAAACTTCCTTCACCCAATGTCACCTACGCTACGCATGGTGCGTTCCGCGGCTCTAGTGGGTTTGGATTTGATCCCAAAACTAAAGATTATAAAGTGGTCAGCGTTGTGACTTTGCTGGAAAATTTTGACCTCGGAAAGACTCGACCCCAGGTTGAGATTTACACACTGTCCACTGGTCAATGGAGAATGCTTAGGACTGGTTTGGCTCCCATATGCGTTTTACTTCGGAGTGGCCCACAGACATTTATCAACGGGGCTCTGCATTGGGTTGCATTTAGAGTTAGTGATAATAACCTTCATAATTTTGTTCTGGTTTTCGATTTGGGTGAGGAGGATTTCCATGAGATACTCCTGCCAGAATTTCCAGGTCATGTGGGTCTGAATCGTCTGATGTCCGGTTCTGTTTCTGTATATAGGAATTCCATTGCCTTCTTTCGACAGGATAATGACTTTCTCCATATGTGGGCGATGAAAGAGTATGGTGTTGTGTCCTCGTGGACTAAAGTTTTTAGATTACCTCTATCTAATCTAGATTTCTTTGGTGCAAGTGATAGCATACAGAGGGCACTAGGTTTTCGAAGGAATGGTGAGGTTATATTAAAATTGGATGGAGGACGCCTCATTTCGCTGGATCTTGAGACTGGAGAGTTTAAGGATCTAAGGATTATGGGATATAAGAAAACTATTGTTGACTATCATGTGGAGAGTCTAGTTTTGCTCGACAAAGCCGCCAACAGTGAAGATACATACTGA
- the LOC126693699 gene encoding F-box protein CPR1-like isoform X2, protein MSDNTTTNLIIIPWGSLPDEILTNIFVFLPIKSIIICTSVSKAWKSLIKNPTFISTHLHHSLNKNQNLLFFRLRSQNQKEFYALHNEDDADFTQHARFDFHAPDLYPHNRHCRVVGTCNGLLFLSSVFHADNSLCLWNPCVGKLLKLPSPNFTDATHGRFHASNGFGFDPKTKDYKVIRVVTLLESLGLEKNRPQVEIYTLSTGQWRMLRTDLAPICALFQHDPQTFINGALHWVAFRVRNNYFHNFVLVFDLGEEAFHEILLPEFPGHMGLMPGSVSVYRNSIAFFRKDNDFLHIWAMKEYGVVSSWTKVFSLPLSNLDFFGASDSIQRALGFRRNGEVILKLDGGRLISLDLETGEFKDLRIMGYKKTIVDYHVESLVLLDKAANSEDTY, encoded by the exons ATGTCAGACAACACAACCACCAACTTAATAATAATTCCATGGGGATCCTTACCCGATGAGATTCTTACCAATATTTTCGTATTCCTACCCATCAAATCCATAATCATCTGTACCTCAGTTTCAAAAGCATGGAAATCACTAATCAAAAACCCAACTTTCATTTCCACCCATCTCCACCACTCCctcaacaaaaaccaaaacctcCTCTTCTTTCGCCTCCGCTCACAGAATCAGAAAGAATTTTACGCATTGCATAACGAAGATGATGCTGATTTCACTCAACACGCCAGGTTTGATTTCCATGCTCCTGACCTTTATCCCCATAACAGACACTGCAGAGTGGTGGGTACCTGTAACGGCCTGCTCTTCCTTTCCAGTGTTTTCCACGCTGACAATAGCTTATGTCTTTGGAACCCATGTGTTGGAAAGTTACTGAAACTTCCTTCACCCAATTTCACCGACGCTACGCATGGTAGGTTCCACGCCTCTAATGGGTTTGGATTTGATCCCAAAACTAAAGATTATAAAGTGATCAGGGTTGTAACTTTGCTGGAAAGTCTTGGCCTTGAAAAGAATCGACCCCAGGTTGAGATTTACACACTCTCCACTGGTCAATGGAGAATGCTTAGGACTGATTTGGCTCCCATATGCGCTTTATTTCAGCATGACCCACAGACATTTATCAACGGGGCTCTGCATTGGGTTGCATTTAGAGTTAGAAATAATTACTTTCATAATTTTGTTCTGGTTTTCGATTTGGGTGAGGAGGCTTTCCATGAGATACTCCTGCCAGAATTTCCAGGTCATATGGGTCTGATGCCCGGTTCTGTTTCTGTATATAGGAATTCCATTGCCTTCTTTCGAAAGGATAATGACTTTCTCCATATCTGGGCGATGAAAGAGTATGGTGTTGTGTCCTCGTGGACTAAAGTTTTTAGTTTAC CTCTATCTAATCTAGATTTCTTTGGTGCAAGTGATAGCATACAGAGGGCACTAGGTTTTCGAAGGAATGGTGAGGTTATATTAAAATTGGATGGAGGACGCCTCATTTCGCTGGATCTTGAGACTGGAGAGTTTAAGGATCTAAGGATTATGGGATATAAGAAAACTATTGTTGACTATCATGTGGAGAGTCTAGTTTTGCTCGACAAAGCCGCCAACAGTGAAGATACATACTGA